The Bacillus sp. Y1 genome has a window encoding:
- a CDS encoding XdhC family protein, with amino-acid sequence MIPIHKEIKRCQQNQLRGVLGTIISTEGSTYQKPGAKCFISSDGTLTGLLSGGCVENDLIEHASKVLESGVPQTLHYNFQDDGDIVWGLGLGCNGKMNIFLEPYESEMNPASHIIEEFFTTSLTKQICQLIVVEANNPHLIGTRWLLDPQNGQEELLNIQYPEITNYFSQNHIPLTPGVTFVGGEHQLHIYTEITTPPPNLTIFGAGPDAMPLVRIAKQLHWYVILVDHRAAYANSSLFPEADEIIVYAKDQLPPVTITSQSYVVLMTHHFLQDQKLLEGLYQSNAPYIGLLGPRKRTEELISTSQQLNNIDDFSNIHSPIGLDIGSKTPEEIALSILAEITLVHRGGSGLKLTELKGSLSFSPKRGVMNY; translated from the coding sequence TTGATTCCAATACATAAAGAAATAAAGAGATGTCAACAAAATCAACTGAGGGGTGTTCTTGGTACGATCATTTCAACAGAAGGTTCTACCTATCAAAAGCCAGGGGCTAAATGTTTTATTTCCAGTGATGGAACCTTAACCGGCCTCCTTAGTGGGGGCTGTGTAGAAAATGATCTTATCGAACATGCATCTAAGGTTCTAGAGAGCGGAGTTCCACAAACCCTCCATTATAATTTTCAAGATGATGGTGACATTGTATGGGGGCTTGGACTTGGTTGTAACGGAAAAATGAATATCTTCCTTGAACCCTATGAATCTGAGATGAACCCAGCTTCTCATATCATAGAAGAGTTTTTTACCACTTCCTTAACCAAGCAAATATGTCAGCTAATCGTTGTAGAGGCTAATAACCCTCATTTGATTGGGACGCGATGGCTGCTTGATCCTCAAAATGGCCAAGAAGAATTACTGAATATCCAATATCCAGAGATTACTAATTATTTTTCACAAAATCACATTCCGTTAACACCTGGAGTTACTTTCGTGGGTGGAGAGCATCAACTTCATATCTATACCGAAATTACGACTCCACCTCCTAACTTAACCATATTTGGTGCAGGCCCTGATGCCATGCCACTAGTACGAATAGCCAAACAATTACATTGGTATGTCATCTTGGTCGATCATAGAGCTGCCTATGCAAACTCTTCTCTATTTCCAGAAGCAGACGAGATTATCGTCTATGCCAAAGATCAATTGCCACCAGTTACGATAACCAGTCAATCATATGTTGTCTTAATGACCCATCATTTCTTACAGGATCAAAAGCTATTAGAAGGATTGTATCAATCGAATGCACCTTATATTGGATTGCTTGGTCCGCGAAAGAGAACCGAGGAACTGATTTCCACAAGTCAACAGCTGAATAATATCGATGATTTTTCAAACATCCATAGTCCGATTGGGCTTGATATCGGTTCAAAAACACCAGAAGAAATCGCCTTAAGTATCTTAGCAGAAATCACGTTGGTTCACCGCGGGGGATCTGGATTAAAGCTCACCGAATTAAAGGGAAGTCTATCGTTCTCCCCAAAAAGGGGTGTGATGAATTATTGA
- a CDS encoding ring-cleaving dioxygenase: MNQLKGIHHVTAITSSAEKNYEFFTYVLGMRLVKKTVNQDDIQTYHLFFADDKGSAGTDMTFFDFPGIPKGIHGTNEISKTSFRVPSDAALNYWVKRFDRLHVLHTGIKEQFGKKTLSFVDFDDQQYQLISDELNRGVESGTPWQKGPIPLEHANTGLGPVFVRIANFDYFKEMLEKVLLFKETAQEGSFHLFEVGEGGNGASVIAEHNTILPQARQGYGTVHHAAFRVEDRSVLDEWTERLSSFGFSTSGYVNRHFFESLYARVAPQILFEFATDGPGFMGDEPYETLGEKLSLPPFLEPKREQIEKLVRPIDTVRSTKEIIKE; encoded by the coding sequence ATGAACCAACTAAAAGGCATACACCACGTAACAGCTATTACCAGTAGTGCAGAAAAGAACTATGAATTTTTCACCTATGTATTAGGGATGCGTTTAGTTAAAAAAACAGTCAATCAAGATGATATTCAAACCTATCATTTATTCTTTGCTGATGATAAAGGCAGTGCGGGCACAGACATGACATTCTTTGACTTCCCAGGCATTCCAAAAGGTATACATGGTACAAACGAGATTTCTAAGACCTCTTTCCGTGTACCAAGTGATGCAGCATTGAATTATTGGGTAAAACGGTTTGATCGTTTACACGTCTTGCATACTGGAATTAAAGAGCAATTTGGCAAGAAAACTCTCTCTTTCGTTGATTTCGATGATCAACAATACCAATTAATTTCAGATGAATTAAATAGAGGCGTAGAATCGGGTACACCTTGGCAAAAGGGTCCTATCCCATTGGAGCATGCCAATACGGGTTTAGGTCCTGTCTTTGTTCGTATTGCGAATTTTGATTACTTTAAAGAAATGTTGGAAAAAGTGCTATTATTTAAAGAAACGGCTCAGGAAGGATCATTCCATTTATTCGAAGTAGGGGAAGGTGGTAATGGAGCATCAGTTATTGCAGAGCACAATACGATTCTCCCTCAAGCTCGACAAGGTTATGGCACCGTCCATCATGCTGCATTCCGCGTAGAGGATCGCTCCGTATTGGATGAATGGACAGAGAGATTGAGTAGTTTTGGATTCTCGACATCCGGTTATGTCAATCGTCACTTTTTTGAGTCTTTATACGCAAGAGTTGCTCCACAAATTTTATTTGAGTTTGCTACAGATGGCCCTGGTTTTATGGGGGATGAACCATACGAAACCCTTGGGGAAAAACTATCTTTACCTCCGTTCTTAGAGCCGAAACGTGAACAAATTGAAAAATTAGTACGCCCTATTGATACAGTGAGAAGTACAAAGGAAATCATTAAAGAATAG
- a CDS encoding MarR family winged helix-turn-helix transcriptional regulator encodes MEQLFDLLLKNGIKPFNYFTNFPKAVELEKKISHTDLSALVILLLKEQLTMSELASDLGAPLSTITSMAKRLEKKGWIERTSSPKDQRVIMVYLTEEGKELARQANEMMDQALRRIQNALTEQELEQFVYLVLKVVKSLQQPEDEDNTSIKKKPTIRKISIDE; translated from the coding sequence ATGGAACAATTGTTTGATCTTTTACTTAAAAACGGAATTAAACCCTTCAACTACTTTACTAACTTTCCTAAAGCAGTTGAGTTAGAGAAAAAAATCTCCCACACAGATTTATCAGCCTTAGTGATTTTGCTACTGAAAGAACAATTAACGATGTCAGAATTAGCTTCTGACTTAGGTGCACCTTTAAGTACGATCACAAGTATGGCCAAACGCCTTGAAAAAAAAGGTTGGATTGAAAGAACAAGCTCACCCAAGGATCAGCGGGTGATTATGGTTTATTTAACTGAAGAAGGAAAAGAACTAGCTAGGCAGGCTAATGAAATGATGGATCAAGCATTGAGACGTATCCAAAATGCCCTAACAGAACAGGAATTAGAGCAATTTGTGTACCTTGTGTTAAAGGTAGTCAAATCCTTACAACAGCCTGAGGATGAAGACAACACATCGATTAAAAAGAAGCCAACTATTCGAAAGATCTCCATTGATGAATAG
- the hcp gene encoding hydroxylamine reductase translates to MFCYQCQETANGTGCTIAGICGKKDDLANMQDLLVYVVKGLGIVHTEARELGLKHSKVDEFIVNSLFMTITNANWDKNDFYNKVRDGLNIREEIKSSIEKAGSQLANTSDFVTWYGETTLEFENKAASQEVSILATRDEDIRSLRELITYGLKGLAAYLQHAAHLGYKDDSLYAFMQKTLSQITDDTLTLDELIALSMEVGKYGVHGMELLDTANTSTYGHPEVTKVNIGVGKNPGILISGHDLKDIEQLLKQTEGTGVDVYTHSEMLVANYYPAFKKYDHFVGNYGNAWWEQTREFESFNGPILMTTNCIVPPKASYKDRMYTTGATGVEGVTYIAEKEDGTKDFSVIIEHAKQCEPPIEIEKGEIIGGFAHNQVAQVADQVVEAVKNGDIKRFFVMAGCDGRHKSRTYYKEFAEELSNDTIILTAGCAKYRYNKLDLGDINGIPRVLDAGQCNDSYSLVMTALKLKDALGLESINDLPLSYNIAWYEQKAVIVFLSLLYLGVKNIHVGPTLPAFLSPNVTNFLVENFGVGSITNTTDDIDMFMDVVVN, encoded by the coding sequence ATGTTTTGTTATCAATGTCAAGAAACAGCAAATGGAACAGGCTGTACGATTGCCGGTATTTGTGGAAAAAAAGATGATTTAGCGAATATGCAAGATTTATTGGTTTATGTGGTAAAGGGTCTAGGGATTGTTCATACAGAAGCAAGAGAACTAGGATTGAAGCATAGTAAAGTAGATGAGTTTATTGTAAATAGTCTTTTTATGACGATTACAAATGCCAACTGGGATAAGAATGATTTTTATAATAAGGTTAGAGATGGTCTGAACATTCGTGAAGAGATCAAGTCCTCAATTGAAAAGGCTGGCTCACAATTAGCTAATACAAGCGATTTTGTTACTTGGTATGGTGAGACTACCCTTGAGTTTGAAAACAAAGCAGCTTCACAAGAGGTAAGCATTCTTGCCACAAGAGATGAAGATATCCGCTCGTTAAGGGAATTAATTACATATGGTCTAAAAGGATTGGCTGCATACCTTCAGCATGCCGCACATTTAGGCTATAAAGACGACTCTCTGTATGCTTTTATGCAAAAGACATTGTCGCAAATAACAGATGATACATTAACATTGGACGAATTGATTGCCCTTTCTATGGAAGTTGGAAAGTATGGGGTTCATGGGATGGAATTATTAGATACTGCAAATACTTCCACTTATGGACATCCGGAGGTTACAAAAGTAAACATCGGTGTTGGTAAAAATCCTGGAATTTTAATAAGCGGACATGACCTGAAAGATATTGAACAATTATTAAAGCAAACCGAGGGCACGGGTGTGGATGTGTATACACATAGTGAAATGCTCGTCGCCAATTATTATCCAGCATTTAAAAAATATGATCACTTTGTAGGCAACTACGGAAATGCTTGGTGGGAACAAACACGTGAATTTGAAAGCTTTAATGGTCCGATTCTAATGACAACAAACTGTATTGTACCACCAAAAGCTTCATACAAAGATAGAATGTATACAACTGGAGCAACAGGAGTAGAAGGTGTTACTTATATTGCGGAGAAAGAGGATGGAACAAAAGACTTCTCAGTGATTATTGAGCATGCAAAACAATGTGAGCCTCCTATTGAGATTGAAAAGGGTGAAATTATTGGAGGATTTGCACATAATCAAGTTGCTCAAGTGGCGGATCAAGTAGTCGAGGCAGTGAAGAATGGAGATATTAAACGATTCTTTGTTATGGCAGGCTGTGATGGACGCCATAAAAGTAGAACGTATTATAAAGAATTTGCTGAAGAGCTTTCGAATGATACCATCATTCTAACAGCTGGTTGTGCGAAATATAGATATAATAAGCTTGATTTAGGTGATATCAATGGGATTCCAAGAGTACTTGATGCCGGTCAATGTAATGATTCTTATTCACTTGTTATGACCGCGTTAAAACTAAAGGATGCCCTTGGCTTGGAAAGTATTAATGACCTTCCATTGTCTTATAATATCGCATGGTATGAGCAAAAGGCAGTCATTGTATTCCTATCACTTCTATATCTAGGTGTGAAAAATATTCATGTTGGTCCTACATTACCAGCATTCTTATCACCAAATGTAACAAACTTCTTGGTAGAAAACTTTGGTGTAGGAAGCATTACGAATACAACGGATGATATTGATATGTTCATGGATGTGGTAGTAAACTAA
- a CDS encoding ABC transporter substrate-binding protein: protein MLNTAFSGRGEAIYGMAILKGYMGYDEKFTKYFKHDVKKAKELLAEAGYPNGFKAKLLSTSQYGMHEQTAVAVQSELKKIGIEVELELPDWATRINKNVQGDYQFLVAGTSGDITDGDWMSNFYQGGPARLNNSANFDDEQINSLLAQGKKEKDPAKREEIYQQLIERAMELSPFVYLNWREQSYGMQKNVDGFVNLDGFLSFQSGLTLEDTYLND, encoded by the coding sequence ATCCTTAATACGGCGTTTAGCGGTCGTGGAGAGGCAATCTACGGAATGGCGATTTTAAAAGGTTATATGGGCTATGATGAAAAGTTCACTAAATACTTTAAGCATGATGTGAAAAAAGCCAAAGAGCTTCTAGCTGAAGCAGGTTATCCAAACGGATTCAAAGCTAAACTATTATCCACTTCTCAATATGGAATGCACGAGCAAACAGCTGTTGCAGTACAATCAGAGTTAAAGAAAATTGGTATTGAGGTAGAATTAGAACTTCCTGATTGGGCAACTAGAATTAATAAAAACGTTCAAGGGGATTATCAATTCCTAGTCGCCGGTACTTCTGGAGACATTACAGATGGTGATTGGATGAGTAACTTCTACCAAGGGGGACCGGCAAGATTAAATAACTCAGCAAACTTTGATGATGAGCAGATTAATAGCTTGCTAGCTCAAGGTAAGAAGGAAAAGGATCCTGCAAAACGTGAGGAAATCTACCAGCAGTTGATTGAAAGAGCAATGGAATTATCACCATTCGTTTACTTGAATTGGAGAGAACAAAGCTATGGAATGCAAAAGAATGTTGATGGCTTTGTAAACCTTGATGGTTTCCTATCTTTCCAATCAGGTTTAACTTTGGAAGACACATATCTTAACGATTAA
- the fdhA gene encoding formaldehyde dehydrogenase, glutathione-independent: protein MKGNRAVAYMGAGKVEVMDIGYPDLVLRDGPGVNPLNVGRKCEHGVILKVVTTNICGSDQHMVRGRTTAPEGLVLGHEITGEVIEVGRDVEFIKKGDLVSVPFNIACGRCRSCKERNTHICENVNPDRPGSAYGYVDMGGWVGGQSEYVMVPYADFQLLKFPDKDQAMEKIRDLTMLSDIFPTGYHGAVSAGVKPGATVYIAGAGPVGLAAAHSAQLLGAAAVIVGDLNEERLAQARSFGCETVNLRNHPDLGEQIDQILGSPEVDCAVDCVGFEASAHGANATEAPATVLNSIMQVTRAGGRLGIPGLYVTGDPGGVDEDAKIGTLRVRLGLGWAKAHTFVTGQTPVMQYHRDLMQAILSGKAQIAKAVNATVISLDEAPRGYAEFDKGASRKYVIDPHGLVK from the coding sequence AGTCAATCCTTTAAACGTAGGACGTAAATGTGAACACGGTGTTATCTTGAAGGTAGTAACAACAAATATTTGTGGAAGTGACCAACATATGGTGAGGGGGAGAACGACTGCTCCCGAAGGACTTGTGCTTGGGCATGAAATAACGGGAGAAGTCATTGAAGTTGGTCGTGATGTGGAATTTATCAAAAAAGGGGATCTTGTGTCTGTCCCGTTTAATATTGCGTGTGGACGATGCAGAAGCTGTAAAGAGCGCAACACACATATATGTGAAAATGTAAATCCTGATCGTCCTGGTTCAGCGTATGGTTATGTAGATATGGGAGGCTGGGTAGGAGGTCAGTCTGAATATGTAATGGTACCCTATGCCGATTTCCAATTATTGAAATTTCCAGATAAAGATCAAGCGATGGAAAAAATTAGAGATTTAACGATGCTATCTGATATTTTTCCAACAGGTTATCATGGGGCAGTGAGCGCAGGTGTTAAGCCAGGAGCTACTGTTTATATTGCGGGAGCAGGTCCTGTTGGGCTAGCAGCTGCCCATTCGGCACAACTTTTAGGGGCTGCCGCCGTTATTGTAGGGGACTTAAATGAAGAAAGGCTTGCCCAAGCAAGAAGCTTTGGTTGTGAAACAGTCAATCTACGTAATCACCCTGATTTGGGAGAGCAAATTGATCAAATTCTAGGCAGTCCTGAGGTTGACTGTGCAGTAGATTGCGTAGGCTTTGAAGCATCTGCACATGGTGCAAATGCGACAGAAGCGCCGGCAACTGTTTTAAATTCCATTATGCAGGTCACTCGTGCTGGGGGACGACTTGGGATTCCAGGTCTATATGTAACAGGAGATCCAGGTGGAGTTGATGAGGATGCAAAAATTGGTACATTGAGAGTTCGTTTAGGATTAGGATGGGCGAAAGCACATACATTTGTTACAGGTCAAACACCAGTCATGCAATACCACCGTGACTTAATGCAAGCGATCTTAAGTGGAAAAGCACAGATTGCAAAAGCGGTTAATGCAACGGTCATATCTTTAGATGAAGCGCCAAGGGGCTATGCAGAGTTTGATAAAGGGGCTTCAAGAAAATATGTCATTGACCCTCATGGACTTGTGAAATAA
- a CDS encoding MIP/aquaporin family protein: METPSLFKRCFGEGIGTALLVLIGPGTAAFNGMITANNNESTTLADIGVISFAFAIIVMAMIYSIGRLTGCHINPAVTIALASIGHFPWKEVGPYLLAQCVGGTIGAFGIVSVLGMDGVWLGNLGATVLAPSTGYIQGIFIEAIAAFILMFVIMGVAVDSKAPKDWGGLVIGLTVGGIIMMTAGSTGASFNPARTFGPYVVDSLLGGNINWIQFPVYVIGPIIGAVAAAVLYRYMTSSKKLPLIKENSHKEIVK; the protein is encoded by the coding sequence ATGGAGACACCCAGCCTGTTCAAACGATGTTTTGGTGAAGGTATCGGTACGGCTTTATTAGTTCTTATTGGTCCTGGCACAGCCGCTTTTAATGGAATGATTACGGCTAATAACAACGAGTCTACCACATTGGCTGATATTGGAGTGATAAGCTTTGCCTTCGCGATTATTGTTATGGCAATGATCTATTCAATAGGTAGATTAACAGGTTGTCACATTAACCCAGCTGTTACAATTGCACTAGCATCAATAGGTCATTTTCCATGGAAAGAGGTAGGACCCTATCTACTTGCACAATGTGTAGGTGGTACCATTGGGGCGTTTGGAATTGTAAGCGTTTTAGGCATGGATGGAGTATGGTTAGGTAATTTAGGAGCTACTGTCCTTGCACCATCTACTGGATATATTCAGGGGATATTTATCGAAGCCATTGCAGCGTTTATCCTTATGTTCGTCATTATGGGAGTTGCAGTAGACTCCAAGGCCCCAAAGGATTGGGGTGGGCTTGTTATTGGTTTAACAGTTGGTGGAATCATCATGATGACCGCCGGTTCTACGGGAGCATCATTTAATCCCGCAAGAACCTTCGGACCATATGTTGTAGATAGTTTACTCGGCGGCAATATCAACTGGATTCAATTCCCTGTTTATGTAATTGGTCCAATAATAGGTGCTGTTGCAGCGGCGGTACTTTATAGGTATATGACTAGTTCGAAAAAGCTACCGTTAATAAAGGAAAACTCTCATAAAGAAATAGTAAAATAG
- a CDS encoding response regulator transcription factor, protein MAEILIVDNDIEARKELCELVRESKYSYLTTYEASTAQRGLLLLKQNQPSALIIDLSLPEMNGMNFGRAALELYPDLPIIIVTQLKMFDLAQEAINSGFSSYLLKPLTKNELIYAFDRVLPKGLSKEVTQSMNSVNRLDSNDLKNPIESAIQFIQSNYGETLSLKGISDQVYLSPSYFSKLFKEETGMTFVEYLSFVRVQKAKGMLRLSALPIDIIAHNTGFSNQSYFSTTFKKIVGKTPSEYRDQFHWEYHKEVKV, encoded by the coding sequence TTGGCTGAGATCTTGATTGTTGATAATGATATCGAAGCAAGAAAAGAGCTTTGTGAGTTAGTGAGAGAAAGTAAGTACAGCTATTTAACGACCTATGAAGCGAGTACCGCCCAAAGAGGATTATTACTTCTCAAACAAAATCAACCTAGTGCCCTTATCATCGATCTATCTTTACCTGAAATGAATGGCATGAATTTTGGAAGGGCGGCTTTGGAGCTTTATCCTGATCTTCCTATTATTATTGTCACTCAGTTAAAAATGTTTGATTTAGCACAGGAAGCGATTAATTCCGGTTTTTCCTCCTATTTATTGAAACCGCTTACTAAAAATGAATTGATTTATGCCTTTGATCGCGTGTTACCAAAAGGGTTAAGTAAGGAAGTCACGCAAAGCATGAACTCAGTAAACCGATTGGATTCAAATGACTTGAAAAATCCGATTGAAAGTGCGATTCAGTTTATTCAATCGAATTATGGTGAGACACTCTCCTTAAAGGGAATTTCCGATCAAGTTTATTTAAGTCCCTCCTATTTTAGTAAACTCTTTAAGGAAGAAACGGGGATGACCTTTGTAGAATACTTGTCTTTCGTAAGGGTGCAAAAGGCAAAGGGCATGCTAAGACTCTCTGCACTTCCTATAGATATTATTGCTCACAATACCGGTTTTTCTAATCAAAGCTATTTTTCAACAACGTTCAAAAAGATCGTTGGGAAAACACCAAGTGAATATAGGGACCAATTTCATTGGGAGTATCACAAGGAAGTCAAAGTTTAG
- a CDS encoding NADPH-dependent FMN reductase translates to MGFLDKLFGKKQEEEETMTKLNIGIILGSTREGRVSPQVGAWVKEIADKRGDANYTIIDIADYKLPLLGEAGADASGAAAWSEMIANQDGFVFIVQEYNHSITGALKNALDYLRVEWNNKAAGIVSYGSVGGARAAEHLRGILGELLVADVRVHPALSLFTDFENGTDFKPQAVQEDSVNQMLDQLIPWSKALFTIR, encoded by the coding sequence ATGGGATTTTTAGATAAATTATTTGGAAAAAAACAAGAGGAGGAAGAAACAATGACAAAATTAAACATTGGGATTATTTTAGGTTCTACACGTGAAGGTCGTGTAAGTCCACAAGTAGGTGCATGGGTAAAAGAAATTGCTGACAAACGTGGTGACGCTAACTATACCATTATTGATATTGCTGATTACAAATTACCATTACTTGGTGAAGCTGGTGCAGATGCGTCAGGAGCTGCTGCTTGGTCAGAAATGATCGCTAATCAAGATGGATTCGTATTTATTGTTCAAGAATACAATCACTCCATTACTGGAGCACTTAAAAATGCATTAGACTATCTACGTGTAGAGTGGAACAATAAAGCAGCTGGAATCGTTTCTTACGGTTCAGTAGGTGGAGCTCGTGCGGCTGAACATTTACGAGGCATTTTAGGTGAATTATTAGTGGCTGACGTTCGTGTACATCCAGCACTATCGTTATTCACTGATTTCGAGAATGGAACCGACTTTAAACCACAGGCAGTTCAAGAGGATTCTGTCAATCAAATGCTAGACCAATTAATTCCTTGGTCAAAAGCATTATTCACGATCCGATAA
- a CDS encoding BH0509 family protein translates to MSQVERNTKVQKLVELQKFNEKEISKMTDSQIEYYHWLYFDDSVYDYM, encoded by the coding sequence ATGAGCCAAGTTGAAAGAAATACAAAAGTGCAGAAATTAGTTGAGCTACAAAAATTCAATGAGAAAGAAATTTCCAAAATGACAGATTCACAGATTGAATATTACCACTGGCTCTATTTTGATGATTCAGTTTATGATTATATGTAA
- a CDS encoding ArsA family ATPase, translated as MRIIIYTGKGGVGKTSIAAATAVQLAKQGLRTLVMSTDAAHSLSDAFEQPLSDQPTGLHDCLWGIEVNSLRETERNWGAVQKWLSGMMKWAELEDISSEEIMIFPGMEEIFSLMQIKTHAQSGLYDVIIVDCAPTGETLRLLSYPNLMKWWLEKIFPYERRLIKVARPVSKLVMGGLELPNDDVLNSIERFVRELEEMNKILLDRDVTSVRIVLNPEKMVIAESRRAFTYLNLFGFNTDAILVNRVIPEEAREGYLANWHHIHQRYDEEIKTCFEPLPIFRIPLMPSEVSGILQLEQLSQVGFGDTDMSNILFSGQTEQVRKENGQYILQISLPFVSKDEIELSQKGDELIVQIGSYKRKLVLPRTLLGRAIESARITEHVLNLHFSESINPF; from the coding sequence ATGAGAATTATTATTTATACGGGAAAAGGTGGAGTAGGGAAGACAAGTATTGCCGCAGCAACAGCCGTACAATTAGCAAAGCAAGGACTGAGAACTCTTGTCATGAGTACAGATGCAGCACACAGCTTATCTGATGCCTTTGAACAACCTTTAAGTGATCAACCTACTGGGCTTCATGACTGTTTATGGGGGATTGAAGTAAATAGTTTACGAGAAACAGAAAGGAACTGGGGAGCAGTCCAAAAATGGTTGAGTGGCATGATGAAATGGGCAGAGCTAGAGGATATCAGCTCAGAGGAAATCATGATTTTTCCAGGTATGGAGGAAATATTTAGTTTGATGCAAATCAAAACTCATGCTCAAAGTGGATTATATGATGTCATTATTGTAGATTGCGCTCCAACTGGTGAAACACTAAGGCTCTTAAGTTATCCCAACCTTATGAAATGGTGGCTTGAAAAGATATTCCCCTATGAGAGACGTCTCATTAAGGTTGCCCGTCCAGTAAGTAAACTCGTCATGGGTGGATTGGAGTTACCGAATGATGATGTACTAAACAGTATTGAACGGTTTGTTCGTGAATTAGAAGAGATGAATAAAATCCTTTTAGATCGGGATGTAACGTCTGTCAGAATTGTATTAAATCCCGAAAAAATGGTCATTGCCGAATCAAGAAGAGCCTTTACTTACTTGAATTTATTTGGTTTTAATACTGATGCCATTCTCGTTAACCGAGTCATTCCAGAGGAAGCTAGAGAAGGCTATTTAGCAAACTGGCATCATATTCATCAACGTTATGATGAAGAAATTAAAACCTGCTTCGAGCCCCTCCCTATTTTTCGAATTCCCTTAATGCCTTCAGAGGTTTCAGGGATATTACAATTGGAGCAGCTTTCTCAAGTAGGCTTTGGTGACACAGATATGTCCAATATCTTATTTTCGGGCCAGACAGAGCAAGTTCGGAAAGAGAATGGGCAATATATTTTACAGATTTCGCTCCCCTTTGTGAGTAAAGATGAAATTGAACTTTCGCAAAAGGGTGATGAGCTAATCGTCCAAATTGGTTCTTATAAGAGAAAACTAGTTTTGCCTCGTACCCTTTTAGGGAGAGCGATTGAAAGTGCTCGCATAACTGAACATGTCTTGAATCTTCATTTTTCAGAAAGTATCAATCCGTTTTAG
- a CDS encoding DUF6463 family protein, giving the protein MMNWKKRSGLFLILTSIIHNLIGIVIFWEPLVDMFQAGVFNSVAPHYDRSTLFWFLLSGALMFILGHFMHWLANELKKEIPPFLGWHLLWLSIVGAFIIPASGFWLVLPQALIIIKR; this is encoded by the coding sequence ATGATGAATTGGAAAAAACGAAGTGGTCTTTTCCTAATCCTAACTTCTATTATCCATAATTTGATTGGGATTGTTATCTTTTGGGAGCCTTTGGTTGATATGTTTCAGGCAGGAGTATTTAACTCTGTTGCTCCTCATTATGATCGGTCAACCCTCTTTTGGTTTCTATTATCAGGAGCACTGATGTTTATCCTAGGTCATTTCATGCATTGGCTGGCAAATGAACTAAAAAAAGAAATTCCACCGTTCCTCGGCTGGCATTTGCTGTGGTTGTCTATTGTGGGAGCTTTCATCATACCAGCTTCCGGTTTTTGGCTAGTCCTCCCTCAAGCCTTGATCATTATAAAGAGATAA